A segment of the Bdellovibrio bacteriovorus genome:
ATCACCCGTTGTGGTGTGATCCAGGAAGATGATGTGGCCGGACTGTTCGCCGCCGAGGTTGTAACCGTTTTTACGCATCTCTTCGACAACGTACTTGTCGCCGACGCCGGTTTTAACAAGCTTGATGCCTGCTTCATTCATGCGCTTTTCAAGACCGAAGTTCGACATCTGAGTTGCCACCAGAGTGTCACCCTTCAACAAGCCACGCTCTTTCATGTGCAGCGCACAGATCGCCAAAATGCGGTCTCCGTTTACGATCTCGCCTTTTTCATCAACCATGATCACACGGTCCGCATCTCCATCCAGACTGATACCCACATCCGCACGATAGTGCAAAACGGATTCAGCCAGTTTCTGTGGATACAAAGCGCCGACCTTGTCATTGATGTTTGTGCCGTTGGGATCATCACCCAACTGAATAACTTCCGCACCCAGCTCCTGGAAGATGGACGGAGCAACCTTATAAGACGCCCCGTTCGCTGTATCCAGAACGATACGCATGCCATCCAGAGTGTATTCCAGCGGGAAAGTGCCTTTCACGTAAACGATGTAACGACCTTGGGAGTCCTCGATACGACGGGTGCGACCGATTTCTTTGCTTGGCGGAAGAAGTGGCGTCAGGTCTTCTTCAAGCACCAGACGCTCGATTTCACGCTCCATCTCTTCCGAGATTTTGAAACCATCAGAACCAAACACTTTGATCCCGTTGTCATGGAAGGGATTATGGGAAGCGGAGATCA
Coding sequences within it:
- the glmM gene encoding phosphoglucosamine mutase, which translates into the protein MEKKTRLFGTDGIRGTANQYPMTPDMVVKIGQAIGYLLRKEAEEKSSSVRKVVIGKDTRLSGYMIEQALASGLNSMGVFVQLVGPLPTPGIGYLTRTMRAAAGIVISASHNPFHDNGIKVFGSDGFKISEEMEREIERLVLEEDLTPLLPPSKEIGRTRRIEDSQGRYIVYVKGTFPLEYTLDGMRIVLDTANGASYKVAPSIFQELGAEVIQLGDDPNGTNINDKVGALYPQKLAESVLHYRADVGISLDGDADRVIMVDEKGEIVNGDRILAICALHMKERGLLKGDTLVATQMSNFGLEKRMNEAGIKLVKTGVGDKYVVEEMRKNGYNLGGEQSGHIIFLDHTTTGDGCIAALSVLAVMKQTGKKMSDLNHVFEDVPQILINCRVKRRAELSELPGYNEMIRSIEKKLAGNGRVFVRFSGTEPVIRVLVEGTEKAQITQFAEEIASFLEKELS